A region of Shewanella psychromarinicola DNA encodes the following proteins:
- a CDS encoding isovaleryl-CoA dehydrogenase gives MSDLYTSLNFGLGEDVDMLRDAVRGFAANEIAPMAAQVDIDNAFPNQLWPVLGDMGLLGVTVDEQYGGANMGYLAHVVAMEEISRASASIGLSYGAHSNLCVNQINRNGNDTQKTKYLPKLISGEHIGALAMSEPNAGSDVVSMKLHARKEGDRYILNGNKMWITNGPDAHTYVIYAKTDVDKGAHGITAFIVERDSKGFSQAQKLDKLGMRGSNTCELVFEDCEVPEENILGGLNNGIKVLMSGLDYERVVLSGGPLGIMSACMDIVIPYIHEREQFGKSIGQFQLVQGKLADMYTGMNAAKAYVYSVAKSCDRGEATRKDAAGAILYSAELATKMALDAIQLLGGNGYVNEYATGRLLRDAKLYEIGAGTSEIRRMLIGRELFNESK, from the coding sequence ATGAGCGACTTATATACCAGCCTAAACTTTGGTTTAGGTGAAGACGTAGACATGTTACGTGATGCCGTTCGTGGTTTTGCCGCTAACGAGATTGCCCCAATGGCCGCCCAAGTCGATATCGACAACGCCTTCCCTAATCAATTATGGCCAGTGCTTGGCGATATGGGGCTATTAGGCGTAACCGTTGATGAGCAATATGGTGGCGCCAACATGGGCTATCTTGCCCATGTCGTTGCGATGGAAGAAATTTCACGCGCATCGGCATCCATAGGCCTAAGTTATGGTGCTCACTCAAACTTGTGTGTTAACCAAATTAACCGTAATGGAAATGACACTCAAAAAACAAAATATTTGCCTAAACTGATCAGTGGAGAGCATATTGGCGCCTTAGCCATGAGCGAACCTAATGCCGGTTCAGATGTGGTGTCAATGAAGCTACATGCCCGTAAAGAAGGCGATCGTTATATTCTGAATGGCAACAAAATGTGGATAACTAACGGCCCAGACGCTCACACCTATGTTATTTATGCTAAAACAGATGTAGACAAGGGTGCACATGGCATTACCGCGTTTATTGTTGAACGCGATTCTAAAGGTTTCAGTCAGGCACAAAAACTCGACAAGCTGGGTATGCGCGGTTCAAACACCTGTGAATTGGTGTTTGAAGACTGTGAGGTACCAGAAGAAAACATCTTAGGCGGCCTCAATAACGGCATTAAAGTGTTAATGAGTGGCCTTGATTACGAACGAGTTGTGTTATCTGGCGGCCCATTAGGCATTATGTCAGCGTGTATGGACATCGTCATACCTTACATTCATGAGCGTGAACAATTTGGCAAATCGATTGGTCAATTCCAATTAGTGCAAGGTAAGTTAGCCGATATGTACACTGGCATGAATGCCGCAAAGGCTTATGTTTACAGCGTGGCCAAGTCTTGTGACCGTGGTGAAGCGACTCGTAAAGATGCAGCAGGTGCCATTTTATACAGCGCAGAGCTTGCGACTAAAATGGCCTTAGATGCGATTCAACTTCTTGGCGGCAATGGTTATGTTAACGAGTATGCCACTGGTCGTTTACTGCGTGATGCCAAGCTTTACGAAATTGGCGCGGGCACCTCAGAAATCCGCCGCATGTTAATTGGCCGCGAATTATTTAACGAGTCAAAGTAA
- a CDS encoding MerR family transcriptional regulator gives MSTTHSPQSTYSISDLSKEFDITTRSIRFYEDQGLIKPKRRGQTRIYSLKDRVRLKLILRGKRLGFSLAETRRLFELYDADKSSSTQLNTMLDLVNEKKSALQQQMDDIKVVLMELNSAEQQCRVALEDNSLKKSK, from the coding sequence ATGAGCACAACCCATAGCCCTCAATCAACGTATTCAATCAGTGACTTATCAAAAGAATTTGATATCACCACCCGCAGTATTCGTTTTTACGAAGACCAAGGTTTGATTAAACCTAAGCGGCGCGGACAAACCCGTATATACAGTCTGAAAGACCGAGTGCGGTTAAAACTCATTTTACGCGGCAAACGCCTCGGTTTTTCGTTAGCAGAAACGCGTCGTCTATTTGAACTTTACGATGCAGATAAAAGTAGTTCAACGCAGCTCAACACCATGCTTGACTTAGTTAATGAAAAAAAATCGGCTCTACAGCAGCAAATGGACGACATTAAAGTGGTGCTAATGGAGCTGAATTCGGCCGAGCAGCAATGCCGAGTCGCGTTAGAAGACAATAGCCTCAAAAAGAGCAAGTAA
- a CDS encoding propionyl-CoA synthetase → MADLGLSMHAQSIAEPEVFWLQAAEAISWDLTPKTVLDASQKPFYRWFADGKMNTCFNAVDRHVLAGRGEQTAIHYISPVTQHEYSVSYQSVLAQVKRLAGLMVSLGVKKGDRVVIYMPMVPETAYAMLACARIGAIHSVVFGGFAANELSTRINDAKPKLILSASCGIEPSGVVPYKPLLDDALAQASHQVDHCIILNRTEYKAELLSPRDLDWYNALVDAPDADCVSLDATDPLYVLYTSGTTGQPKGVVRDNGGHAVALAWSMKHIYDTGVGDVFWAASDVGWVVGHSYIVYGPLLVGATTVMYEGKPIGTPDAGAFWRIIEQKQVRSFFTAPTAIRAIKREDPEGDLIKKFDLSCLKQMYLAGERCDPDTLNWSQHHLGKPVIDHWWQTETGWPVAANLMGTDPIEIKPGSPARAVPGYQVEILDAMGQQVAPNESGNVVIKQPLPPGTLTTLWQNDKRYIDSYLSMYPGYYLTGDAGYIDEDGYLYIMSRIDDIINVAGHRLSTGRFEEVLCQHDAVAEAAVIGVQDKLKGQVPLGLVVLKNGVTLSDEALYKELLALVRHEIGPVASFRLVSAVQKLPKTRSGKILRATMRKIADNQDYTMPATIEDPQTLDIVRNALTKMGYANALTTELTKS, encoded by the coding sequence ATGGCTGATTTAGGACTATCAATGCACGCACAATCGATAGCCGAGCCCGAAGTATTCTGGCTACAAGCCGCCGAAGCCATCAGTTGGGACCTTACTCCTAAAACAGTATTAGACGCCAGTCAAAAACCTTTTTATCGCTGGTTTGCCGATGGCAAGATGAATACCTGTTTTAATGCGGTAGACCGTCATGTGTTAGCTGGCCGAGGCGAACAAACAGCGATCCATTATATTAGCCCAGTGACACAGCATGAATATTCCGTTAGTTATCAATCGGTACTAGCGCAGGTTAAAAGACTGGCGGGCTTAATGGTCTCGCTGGGTGTAAAGAAAGGTGACCGTGTGGTGATTTACATGCCCATGGTGCCTGAAACGGCCTATGCCATGTTGGCGTGCGCGCGTATTGGCGCGATTCATTCTGTGGTCTTTGGTGGTTTTGCGGCCAATGAGTTGTCTACGCGGATTAATGATGCCAAGCCAAAATTGATTTTGTCTGCTTCATGCGGTATCGAACCTTCAGGTGTGGTGCCTTACAAACCGCTACTAGATGATGCTTTAGCTCAAGCTAGCCACCAAGTCGATCACTGTATTATTTTAAATCGTACTGAATACAAGGCTGAATTACTCTCGCCCCGCGATCTTGATTGGTATAATGCGCTGGTGGATGCGCCTGATGCTGATTGTGTATCGCTGGATGCAACTGACCCATTGTATGTGCTGTATACCTCAGGCACGACAGGACAACCGAAAGGGGTGGTGCGTGATAATGGCGGTCATGCAGTTGCATTGGCGTGGTCGATGAAACACATTTACGACACCGGTGTAGGTGATGTGTTTTGGGCTGCATCGGATGTTGGCTGGGTGGTAGGGCATTCATATATTGTTTATGGACCGCTATTGGTTGGTGCAACCACCGTTATGTATGAAGGTAAGCCCATTGGTACTCCTGATGCTGGCGCCTTTTGGCGGATTATCGAACAAAAGCAAGTTCGCAGCTTTTTTACTGCGCCGACTGCCATTAGAGCCATTAAACGCGAAGACCCTGAAGGCGACTTGATTAAGAAATTTGATTTAAGCTGCCTCAAGCAAATGTATTTAGCGGGTGAGCGCTGTGATCCAGACACCTTAAATTGGAGTCAGCATCATTTAGGTAAACCTGTGATTGATCATTGGTGGCAAACTGAAACAGGTTGGCCAGTAGCGGCAAACTTGATGGGAACCGATCCGATAGAAATTAAACCGGGATCGCCAGCGCGTGCCGTGCCGGGTTATCAAGTGGAGATCCTCGATGCGATGGGGCAACAAGTGGCACCCAATGAAAGCGGCAATGTGGTGATAAAGCAGCCATTACCTCCTGGCACATTAACGACCTTGTGGCAAAACGATAAACGTTATATTGACAGTTACTTATCTATGTATCCTGGATATTACTTAACCGGTGATGCTGGCTACATAGATGAAGATGGCTATTTGTACATTATGAGTCGCATCGACGACATTATTAATGTCGCAGGACATCGTTTATCAACAGGCCGATTTGAAGAAGTACTTTGTCAACATGATGCGGTTGCTGAGGCGGCGGTGATTGGTGTGCAAGATAAACTAAAAGGCCAAGTGCCTCTTGGGTTGGTGGTGCTTAAAAACGGCGTTACCTTGTCAGATGAAGCATTGTATAAAGAGTTGCTTGCACTGGTACGCCATGAAATAGGCCCCGTGGCTTCTTTTAGGCTAGTGAGTGCAGTACAAAAATTACCTAAAACCCGTTCAGGAAAAATATTGCGAGCCACAATGCGTAAAATTGCTGACAATCAAGATTACACCATGCCGGCCACCATTGAAGATCCACAAACCTTAGACATAGTACGTAATGCGCTCACTAAAATGGGTTATGCCAATGCGTTAACGACTGAGTTGACTAAATCTTAG
- the gndA gene encoding NADP-dependent phosphogluconate dehydrogenase → MNNHIQQSHVGVIGLGVMGKNLALNIADNGYHVAVFDLDTPKVNAAVAQEENERKAGTAPRMQACNNLTEMLANLVEPRVIVLSVPAGAPVDGVCKSLIEAGIEANDIVIDTGNSLWTDTVERESRYKEQFIFFSSAVSGGEVGARFGPSLMPSGDEKAWRYVEPIWKAIAAKVDSTTGLPIERFEPGNPVTEGEPCTAYIGPAGSGHYVKMVHNGIEYADMQLICEAYQLLSDGLGMSAHDVGDIFNGWNKGILNSYLMGISAEVLQQADPLTGKPLVEMILDKAGQKGTGLWTAVSSLQIGCPAPTIAEAVYARAVSTQKNLRMQLSTTLAGPAPVSFSGAEKTEFIANLEDALYCAKVCCYAQGFELMAMTAKEQNWALDFAEIAKIWRAGCIIRATFLQSITKAYQEDVSLTNLLMADTFSQTLSQKQLNWRKTVAAAVMQGIPAPCISSAIAYYDSYRSETLPANLLQGQRDFFGSHTFERTDKPAGEKYHLDWSAKQRTLSKV, encoded by the coding sequence ATGAATAACCACATCCAACAATCACACGTCGGCGTTATCGGCCTTGGTGTTATGGGCAAGAACCTCGCATTAAACATTGCTGACAACGGCTACCATGTTGCAGTTTTCGATTTAGATACTCCAAAAGTCAACGCAGCTGTGGCTCAAGAAGAAAATGAGCGTAAAGCGGGTACGGCACCGCGCATGCAAGCTTGTAATAATCTTACAGAAATGCTTGCTAATTTAGTTGAGCCTCGAGTCATTGTATTATCTGTGCCTGCAGGAGCGCCTGTTGACGGAGTCTGTAAATCGTTAATCGAAGCTGGTATTGAAGCCAATGATATCGTTATTGATACGGGTAATAGTCTTTGGACTGACACAGTAGAGCGAGAGTCTCGCTATAAAGAACAGTTTATCTTTTTCAGTTCGGCTGTTTCAGGTGGTGAGGTTGGCGCGCGTTTTGGCCCTTCATTAATGCCCAGTGGCGATGAAAAAGCATGGCGTTATGTTGAACCTATTTGGAAAGCGATTGCCGCTAAAGTTGATTCAACCACTGGTTTACCTATAGAACGTTTTGAGCCGGGTAATCCGGTCACCGAAGGTGAGCCTTGTACTGCGTATATAGGTCCTGCAGGTTCTGGTCATTACGTTAAAATGGTTCATAACGGCATTGAATATGCGGATATGCAGCTTATTTGCGAAGCTTATCAATTGCTTAGTGATGGTTTAGGCATGTCAGCTCATGATGTCGGTGACATTTTCAATGGCTGGAATAAAGGTATTCTTAACAGTTACCTTATGGGCATTAGCGCTGAAGTCTTGCAACAAGCCGATCCGCTAACGGGTAAGCCATTAGTTGAAATGATCCTTGATAAAGCAGGTCAAAAAGGCACTGGTTTATGGACGGCAGTGAGCAGCTTGCAAATTGGTTGTCCGGCGCCAACGATTGCAGAAGCGGTATATGCTCGTGCTGTCAGTACTCAAAAAAACTTGCGTATGCAGCTAAGCACAACGCTAGCGGGTCCAGCTCCCGTTAGTTTTAGTGGTGCAGAGAAAACGGAATTTATTGCCAATCTTGAAGATGCTTTATATTGCGCTAAAGTCTGTTGTTATGCTCAAGGATTTGAGCTCATGGCGATGACAGCAAAAGAGCAAAATTGGGCTTTAGATTTTGCTGAAATAGCTAAAATATGGCGTGCAGGCTGTATTATTCGCGCGACGTTTTTGCAATCAATTACTAAGGCTTATCAAGAAGATGTAAGCCTTACAAACTTATTGATGGCCGATACCTTTAGTCAAACCTTGTCACAGAAGCAGCTTAACTGGCGTAAAACCGTTGCGGCCGCTGTTATGCAAGGCATTCCAGCACCATGTATTAGTTCGGCGATTGCATATTATGACAGTTACCGCAGTGAAACGTTACCAGCGAACTTACTACAAGGCCAACGTGATTTTTTCGGCTCGCACACTTTTGAACGTACTGATAAGCCAGCGGGTGAGAAATACCATTTAGATTGGAGTGCGAAGCAGCGTACTTTATCTAAAGTGTAA
- a CDS encoding 1,4-dihydroxy-2-naphthoate polyprenyltransferase — protein MQPSSMQSWFIAIRPRTLPAAIGPLLIGNMLAIGLEHFSLLIAFTSMLCAVLLQISVNLANDYFDFKNGIDTEERIGPVRVTQSGILAPSSVRNAMIGCLITSLLVGSLLILHGGWPIAILAAASILGALCYSGGPYPLASHGLGEIAAFVFFGLVAVVGSYYLQAGTTTITAWLLGCAIGFFNAAIMLVNNTRDISTDTKAGKNTLAVRIGEAQAKVLYQSFVYLPFGIIIAGFLLGSLDGLPVLLSGASLIIARNLSREFHENSGEALNPILGQTAKLTMIFSVLFSVGLYFSLT, from the coding sequence ATGCAACCTAGCTCAATGCAATCATGGTTTATTGCTATTCGTCCTCGAACGCTCCCTGCGGCAATTGGTCCATTATTAATCGGAAACATGCTGGCAATTGGACTCGAACACTTTAGCTTACTCATCGCGTTTACCTCAATGCTATGTGCCGTATTATTACAAATTTCAGTTAATCTCGCTAATGACTACTTTGACTTTAAAAATGGCATTGACACCGAAGAGCGTATCGGACCTGTAAGAGTGACTCAAAGTGGTATCCTAGCGCCCTCATCAGTTCGAAATGCCATGATAGGCTGCTTGATCACATCATTATTAGTCGGTTCATTATTAATACTTCACGGAGGATGGCCTATTGCCATTCTTGCTGCAGCCTCTATTTTAGGCGCGTTATGTTATAGCGGCGGTCCCTATCCACTTGCCTCACATGGATTAGGCGAAATAGCAGCATTTGTTTTTTTTGGTTTAGTGGCCGTTGTTGGCAGTTACTATTTACAAGCAGGAACTACCACCATAACAGCATGGTTACTCGGTTGTGCCATTGGCTTTTTTAATGCTGCCATCATGCTGGTCAATAACACTAGAGATATTTCAACCGACACCAAAGCAGGTAAAAACACCCTTGCGGTGAGAATAGGAGAAGCACAGGCTAAAGTGCTATATCAAAGTTTTGTCTACTTACCTTTTGGTATCATTATCGCGGGATTTTTATTAGGTTCATTGGATGGATTACCGGTATTGTTATCGGGAGCCTCGTTAATCATTGCGCGTAATCTCAGCCGCGAATTTCACGAGAATTCTGGTGAAGCATTGAATCCGATATTGGGACAAACCGCTAAATTAACTATGATTTTCAGCGTGCTGTTTAGCGTTGGATTGTACTTTTCACTAACCTGA
- the tesB gene encoding acyl-CoA thioesterase II, with amino-acid sequence MSQVLNDLLSLLSLEQIELGLFRGQSQDLGFGHVFGGQVMGQALSAAKQTVSEDRHAHSLHSYFLRAGDEKLPIIYDVENMRDGGSFSARSVKAIQKGRPIFYMICSFQTVEEGFEHQDLMPDVPGPEGLLNQQELAMTMRDKVPAKMLEKFMADSPIEMRLVHPVHPIAPSATEPKRYVWLRANGKIPSDHSIQEYLLAYASDFNFLMTATQPHGVSFLTPGMRMATIDHAMWFHRPFNMGEWLLYCIDSPNAGGGRGFVKGQFFDQRGRLVASATQEGLLRMTK; translated from the coding sequence ATGAGTCAGGTATTAAACGATTTATTGTCATTGTTGTCACTTGAGCAAATTGAATTAGGCTTGTTTCGTGGTCAGAGTCAAGATTTAGGCTTCGGGCATGTGTTTGGGGGCCAAGTGATGGGACAAGCGTTAAGTGCTGCAAAACAAACGGTTAGCGAAGATCGCCATGCACATTCTTTGCATTCATACTTTTTGCGTGCCGGTGATGAAAAGTTACCGATAATTTATGATGTTGAAAATATGCGTGATGGAGGCAGTTTTAGTGCGCGTAGTGTGAAGGCTATTCAGAAAGGTCGACCCATTTTTTACATGATATGTTCGTTCCAAACAGTCGAAGAAGGCTTTGAACATCAAGATCTCATGCCTGATGTGCCAGGACCTGAAGGTTTATTGAATCAGCAAGAACTCGCGATGACCATGCGTGATAAAGTACCTGCGAAAATGCTCGAAAAATTTATGGCAGATTCTCCGATTGAAATGCGTTTAGTTCACCCCGTTCATCCTATTGCGCCAAGTGCCACAGAGCCTAAACGGTATGTATGGTTGCGTGCCAATGGAAAAATCCCATCAGACCACAGCATTCAAGAATATTTATTAGCTTATGCATCGGATTTTAATTTTTTAATGACGGCAACTCAACCGCACGGTGTGTCATTTTTAACCCCAGGTATGCGTATGGCCACCATTGATCATGCTATGTGGTTTCATCGTCCATTTAATATGGGAGAATGGCTCCTATACTGTATTGATAGCCCTAATGCTGGCGGTGGACGTGGATTTGTGAAAGGGCAGTTTTTTGATCAGCGAGGACGTCTTGTGGCTTCTGCCACACAGGAAGGTTTACTCAGAATGACCAAGTAG
- a CDS encoding YbaY family lipoprotein, whose protein sequence is MIIINKGIQLAVVALIAMMLHGCTTIEPEKPIIVNGYAGYAEKITLPKGCKINIALIDFNTPGAIIAQKNFDIARVPVPFKFSLPAGLISRGVDYGVVAMITYQGNAIFQTYDKFRVINNGQFTTQVLMKRVK, encoded by the coding sequence ATGATAATAATTAACAAAGGCATACAATTAGCGGTTGTCGCTTTGATTGCTATGATGTTACATGGATGTACGACAATCGAGCCTGAAAAACCCATTATTGTTAATGGTTATGCAGGATATGCAGAAAAAATTACCTTGCCAAAGGGTTGTAAAATCAATATTGCATTAATTGATTTCAATACCCCAGGGGCCATAATTGCTCAAAAAAACTTTGATATTGCCAGAGTGCCTGTTCCGTTTAAATTTAGCTTACCAGCAGGGCTAATTAGTCGTGGTGTCGATTATGGTGTGGTGGCGATGATCACTTACCAAGGTAATGCGATTTTTCAGACCTATGATAAGTTCCGTGTGATCAACAACGGTCAATTTACCACTCAAGTGTTAATGAAACGCGTTAAATAG
- a CDS encoding MFS transporter yields the protein MTEFTPTLRSHAETRLIWALCLASMVIYINLYTLQGMLPSIAEHFDVSGAQATLVLSVTSFTLAFSLLFYALLSDRIGRLAPIVMSLWLLAASNILLAFAQSFDALVWVRLLQGILLAAVPAISMAYFKEQLDPVFMLKAAAVYIMANSIGGIAGRLLGGLMAQYLSWQSSMGLIFIVTFMGVAFVTYLLPRREIKPSVIKEKINWRRKAKQDFNGFMFHLSDTQMRLAYIIGGLAFMMMVNQFSFIQLHIMAEPYGLSRFQATLIFLCYLSGTFAAWLSAKWIVRYGSMPLFRVALCLMVAGTLLTLVDTLTAIVVGFLITACGFFLTHSCCNSFVAIRATSHRAKATSLYLCCYYLGASLGGPYLMLFWHKAEWNGVVVGSMSLLVLLLVTIWRLGKHQKQVIDVSEVD from the coding sequence ATGACAGAGTTTACGCCAACGTTGCGCTCCCATGCTGAAACGCGCCTCATTTGGGCGTTGTGCTTAGCTTCTATGGTGATTTACATTAACTTGTACACATTGCAAGGTATGCTGCCGTCTATTGCGGAGCATTTTGATGTGTCGGGCGCACAAGCCACGTTAGTGTTGTCTGTGACTAGCTTTACCTTAGCTTTCTCGTTACTTTTCTATGCTTTGTTATCCGATAGAATTGGACGCTTAGCGCCCATTGTTATGAGTTTATGGTTGCTGGCAGCATCAAATATTTTATTGGCTTTTGCACAAAGCTTTGATGCTTTAGTGTGGGTTAGATTACTGCAAGGGATATTATTAGCAGCAGTGCCTGCTATTTCAATGGCCTATTTTAAAGAGCAGTTAGATCCAGTTTTTATGCTTAAAGCGGCTGCTGTGTACATAATGGCAAACAGCATTGGTGGCATTGCGGGTCGATTATTGGGGGGGTTAATGGCCCAATATTTATCGTGGCAATCTTCAATGGGATTAATTTTTATTGTGACATTCATGGGGGTTGCGTTTGTTACATACTTATTGCCACGTAGGGAGATTAAACCTTCTGTTATAAAGGAAAAAATTAATTGGCGCCGCAAAGCCAAACAAGATTTTAATGGTTTTATGTTCCATTTATCTGACACTCAAATGCGTTTGGCTTATATAATTGGCGGATTAGCATTTATGATGATGGTTAATCAGTTTAGCTTTATTCAGTTACATATTATGGCCGAACCTTATGGACTCAGTCGTTTTCAAGCCACATTAATCTTTCTATGCTACCTGAGTGGCACCTTTGCTGCTTGGCTGTCGGCTAAATGGATTGTACGATATGGGTCAATGCCGTTATTTAGAGTGGCATTATGCTTAATGGTTGCAGGCACATTATTAACCTTGGTGGATACCTTGACTGCGATTGTGGTCGGATTTTTGATTACCGCTTGCGGTTTTTTCTTAACTCATAGCTGCTGTAATTCGTTTGTGGCTATTCGTGCCACGAGTCACCGTGCTAAAGCGACGTCGTTGTATTTATGTTGCTATTATCTTGGTGCATCTTTAGGTGGGCCATATTTAATGTTGTTTTGGCATAAAGCTGAATGGAATGGCGTGGTAGTGGGCTCTATGAGTCTTTTGGTGTTGCTCCTAGTTACTATTTGGCGCTTAGGGAAACACCAAAAGCAAGTTATTGATGTTTCCGAAGTAGATTAA
- the gltX gene encoding glutamate--tRNA ligase: MTTKTRFAPSPTGFLHVGGARTALYSWLHARANNGEFVLRIEDTDIERSTQEACDAILDGMNWLGLTWDEGPYYQTKRFDRYNEIIEQMLDNGSAYKCYCTRERVEKMREEQSAQGLQQKYDGCCRNLAPRDTDEPFVVRFKNPAEGSVIFDDHVRGRIEISNDMLDDLIIKRTDGVPTYNFCVVVDDWDMGITCVVRGEDHINNTPRQINILKALGAPIPEYAHVSMILGDDGAKLSKRHGAVGVMQYRDDGYLPEALLNYLVRLGWSHGDQEVFSMEELKTLFKLDDINKAASAFNTDKLIWLNQHYIKSLDPVYVATHLQWHMDDQKIDISNGPALTEIVTALSERAKTLKELAASSRYFYEDFSDFDEAQAKKHLRGVALEPLTLFNQKLSELNDWSVENIHHAIEATATELDVGMGKVGMPLRVAVTGAGQSPALDLTLFLIGKERSAQRISKAIEFVANRINS, from the coding sequence ATGACAACTAAGACGCGTTTTGCCCCAAGTCCAACAGGTTTTCTTCATGTAGGTGGTGCCCGTACTGCTCTGTATTCATGGTTACACGCACGTGCTAATAATGGTGAATTCGTACTGCGTATTGAAGACACAGACATTGAACGTTCAACTCAAGAAGCCTGTGATGCTATTCTTGATGGTATGAACTGGTTAGGTTTGACTTGGGATGAGGGTCCTTATTATCAGACTAAGCGTTTTGATCGTTACAACGAAATTATTGAGCAAATGCTAGATAATGGCTCTGCGTACAAATGCTATTGCACACGTGAACGTGTTGAAAAAATGCGTGAAGAGCAATCGGCACAGGGTTTACAACAAAAATACGACGGTTGCTGTCGAAACCTTGCTCCTCGTGATACTGACGAGCCTTTTGTTGTTCGCTTTAAAAACCCCGCCGAAGGCAGTGTGATATTTGATGATCACGTTCGTGGGCGCATCGAAATTTCAAATGATATGCTTGATGATTTAATCATTAAGCGCACCGATGGTGTTCCTACTTACAACTTCTGTGTTGTCGTTGATGACTGGGATATGGGCATTACTTGCGTTGTTCGTGGTGAAGATCATATCAATAATACTCCACGCCAAATCAACATCCTTAAAGCACTAGGTGCTCCAATTCCTGAATATGCCCATGTATCGATGATTTTAGGTGACGATGGTGCCAAGTTATCTAAGCGTCATGGTGCTGTAGGTGTGATGCAATATCGTGATGATGGTTATTTACCTGAAGCACTATTAAATTATCTGGTTCGTTTAGGTTGGTCACATGGCGATCAAGAAGTATTTTCAATGGAAGAGTTGAAAACGCTGTTTAAATTAGATGATATCAATAAGGCGGCTTCTGCTTTTAATACCGATAAGCTAATTTGGTTAAATCAGCATTATATAAAGTCACTTGATCCTGTTTATGTAGCAACACATTTACAGTGGCACATGGATGACCAAAAAATTGATATCAGTAATGGCCCTGCGTTAACGGAAATTGTGACTGCATTATCTGAACGCGCTAAAACATTAAAAGAGTTAGCCGCTTCTAGTCGCTATTTCTATGAAGATTTTAGCGATTTCGACGAAGCACAAGCTAAAAAGCACTTACGAGGTGTGGCACTAGAGCCTTTAACATTGTTCAATCAAAAGTTATCTGAACTAAATGATTGGAGTGTAGAGAATATTCACCACGCTATCGAAGCCACTGCCACGGAACTTGATGTTGGTATGGGTAAAGTTGGCATGCCGTTACGTGTTGCGGTTACAGGCGCAGGACAGTCTCCAGCGTTAGATTTAACCTTGTTCTTAATCGGAAAAGAAAGATCTGCGCAAAGAATATCCAAAGCGATTGAATTTGTAGCAAATAGAATAAATTCCTAA